One window of the Niallia circulans genome contains the following:
- a CDS encoding GNAT family N-acetyltransferase, translating to MNPILLDIPLRIETDRLILRAPHQAGDGDVVFHAIKDSFHELKQWLSLFQTIPTVDEIEIILRNAHIDFLKRESFRYLIFHKETKEFIGTASLHGINWKIAKGEIGYWINTTYTGNGYMTEAVRALINHGFQQLKFSRIGIRCESTNVKSRSIPEKLGFKLEGTLRNDDLSADGSRLTDICIYSIIKENHP from the coding sequence ATAAATCCCATTTTATTAGATATTCCGTTACGAATCGAAACAGATAGACTTATTCTTCGAGCACCACATCAAGCTGGTGACGGGGATGTCGTATTTCATGCTATAAAGGATTCATTTCATGAGTTAAAGCAATGGTTAAGCTTATTCCAAACAATTCCTACTGTGGATGAAATTGAAATTATCTTGAGAAATGCCCATATTGATTTTCTGAAAAGAGAAAGCTTTCGTTATCTTATCTTTCATAAGGAAACTAAAGAATTTATTGGAACTGCTAGCCTTCACGGAATTAATTGGAAGATTGCTAAAGGTGAAATTGGATACTGGATTAATACAACATATACTGGCAATGGATATATGACAGAAGCAGTAAGAGCGTTAATTAATCATGGCTTTCAACAACTCAAATTTAGCAGGATTGGAATAAGATGTGAATCAACAAATGTTAAAAGTCGTTCAATTCCAGAAAAACTAGGTTTTAAATTAGAAGGAACCTTAAGAAATGATGATTTGTCTGCGGATGGTAGCAGGCTAACTGACATTTGTATTTATTCAATAATAAAGGAAAATCACCCTTGA
- a CDS encoding bifunctional transcriptional activator/DNA repair enzyme AdaA, whose product MSTCNNYYDGMFYYVVITTGIFCRPSCKAKTPLQKNIIFFDSIKDALKNGFRPCKMCRPDLSETIYDPNKDLVERVKELISNNYSKSFETKKIAPMLGVSNNHLVRLFKQYYGKTISEYLIELRLKEATRLLTRTDTEITKVAFEAGFQSMSNFYKIFKTRTGLTPKEYRMKCLYGSYSI is encoded by the coding sequence GTGAGTACCTGTAATAATTATTATGATGGCATGTTTTACTATGTAGTCATTACAACAGGAATCTTCTGTAGGCCATCCTGTAAAGCCAAGACACCCTTGCAGAAGAACATTATTTTCTTCGATTCCATAAAGGATGCACTAAAGAATGGGTTTAGACCATGTAAAATGTGTAGACCAGATCTTAGTGAAACAATTTACGACCCAAATAAAGATTTGGTAGAGAGAGTAAAAGAACTAATTTCTAACAACTACAGTAAATCTTTTGAAACTAAGAAAATAGCACCGATGCTTGGAGTGAGTAATAATCATCTAGTTAGACTTTTTAAACAGTATTATGGCAAGACAATTTCTGAATACTTAATTGAGTTGAGATTAAAAGAAGCAACTAGGTTGTTGACTCGTACAGATACAGAAATTACGAAAGTCGCCTTTGAAGCTGGCTTTCAAAGTATGTCTAATTTTTACAAGATTTTTAAAACGAGAACAGGCTTAACACCAAAAGAATATAGAATGAAGTGTTTATATGGTAGTTATTCCATATAA
- a CDS encoding BlaI/MecI/CopY family transcriptional regulator, translating into MKEIPQISEAEYEVMKVVWNYEPISTPEIVEKVLKNSDWKPNTIHTMLVRLVKKKVLQTRKDGRAFIYTSLVKENEYVEQKSKSFLKQFFGGTLNSMVLNFIENEQLSKEDISELKSILAERDKKEGEK; encoded by the coding sequence ATGAAGGAAATTCCGCAAATTTCTGAAGCTGAATATGAAGTGATGAAGGTAGTCTGGAACTATGAACCGATTTCCACTCCTGAAATCGTGGAGAAAGTATTAAAAAATAGCGATTGGAAGCCGAATACAATTCATACAATGCTTGTACGTCTAGTGAAGAAAAAAGTATTACAAACAAGAAAAGATGGCAGAGCATTTATTTATACATCACTTGTTAAAGAGAACGAATATGTGGAACAGAAAAGTAAATCTTTCCTGAAACAATTTTTTGGTGGTACATTAAACTCAATGGTATTAAATTTTATTGAAAATGAACAGCTATCAAAGGAAGACATTTCAGAACTAAAGAGCATCTTAGCTGAGAGGGATAAGAAAGAAGGGGAAAAATAA
- a CDS encoding penicillin-binding transpeptidase domain-containing protein, with protein MSSRVERKKRRIRPYIILILISLAGIISLSLYMITNNSENSQGQKVANAFIQILVNKEYEKLGEVLEKDSYDSLGYTLKEVIDKYDHIFNGINIDGIHASNMDLKKINRNEQELTYQLSLTTPLGRLDKINYQARIIKSGDQYLIKWDPSLIFPNMEGKDKVAFHQWRAERGEIKDRLGNGIAVNENFKEAGIVPKDLLKGNEKTKRLQNISKQLNISIEEIQQKLKQGWVKDNLFVPLKIIEANNAEVIPGISYQNTNLRYYPLKEAAAHLIGYIGEVTREDLDKNSDLKEGDMIGKAGLERALDKELRGKDGGEILIVDENGKTKQTIQKAEKIDGKDIKLTIDAYIQMEAYNHLKENPGSTVVMNPKEGGLYAVVSSPSYDPNKMVRGISQNEYDKYAKDENKPFLSRFASAYAPGSTFKTITASIGLDAGVTYPEKRRIINGFSWQKDKSWGGYSVTRVSNVQHVDMRKALIYSDNIYFAQETLELGEKTFRNGLDKFIFGEELDLPIAMNPAQISNHRTFNSDILLADTGYGQGELLLSPIQQAAMYSVFQNEGKIVYPRLLEDNSRPKTKSAITPSTANEMRTFLEAVVSNPNGTAHLLYNQQYQLAAKTGTAELKMNQGEKGDENSFLLAFDTGNDQFLLLSLVEHYSKGGSATQLNKSFIDELYEYFQSF; from the coding sequence TTGAGTAGCAGAGTAGAAAGAAAAAAGAGAAGAATCAGACCCTATATCATATTGATATTGATCTCTTTAGCTGGGATTATCAGTTTAAGTCTATATATGATTACGAATAATAGTGAGAATAGCCAAGGACAAAAAGTTGCTAATGCCTTTATTCAAATATTAGTGAACAAAGAGTATGAAAAATTAGGAGAAGTTCTCGAAAAAGACTCATACGACTCATTAGGTTATACGTTGAAGGAAGTGATCGACAAATATGATCATATATTTAATGGAATTAATATTGATGGGATTCACGCATCCAATATGGACCTAAAAAAAATTAATCGCAATGAGCAAGAGTTAACCTATCAATTAAGCTTAACAACTCCTTTAGGTAGATTAGATAAAATTAATTACCAAGCAAGGATTATCAAATCAGGAGATCAGTATTTGATAAAATGGGACCCTTCATTAATTTTTCCTAATATGGAGGGAAAAGATAAGGTAGCTTTTCATCAATGGAGAGCAGAACGTGGAGAAATTAAAGATCGCCTTGGCAATGGCATTGCCGTGAATGAAAACTTTAAGGAGGCAGGGATTGTTCCGAAAGACTTACTCAAAGGAAATGAAAAAACGAAGCGACTGCAAAACATTAGCAAACAATTAAATATATCTATAGAAGAGATTCAACAAAAACTGAAACAAGGATGGGTAAAGGATAACCTATTTGTTCCTCTTAAAATTATCGAAGCCAATAATGCGGAAGTCATACCTGGGATTTCCTATCAAAATACGAACCTCCGTTATTACCCTTTAAAAGAAGCTGCGGCACATTTAATTGGTTATATCGGAGAAGTAACAAGGGAAGATTTAGATAAAAATTCTGATTTGAAAGAAGGAGACATGATAGGGAAAGCCGGATTAGAAAGAGCTCTTGATAAAGAGCTGCGTGGGAAAGATGGTGGAGAAATTCTGATTGTCGATGAAAATGGCAAAACCAAGCAAACAATTCAAAAAGCTGAAAAAATAGATGGAAAAGATATTAAACTAACCATTGATGCTTATATTCAAATGGAGGCATACAATCATTTGAAAGAAAATCCAGGTTCTACTGTAGTCATGAATCCGAAAGAAGGTGGTCTTTATGCTGTAGTTAGCTCTCCTTCATACGATCCGAACAAAATGGTTCGTGGCATATCACAGAATGAATATGATAAATATGCTAAGGATGAAAACAAGCCATTTCTTTCAAGGTTTGCTTCAGCTTATGCTCCAGGCTCCACTTTTAAAACGATTACAGCTAGTATCGGGCTTGATGCGGGTGTGACATATCCAGAAAAGCGAAGAATAATAAATGGGTTTAGTTGGCAAAAGGATAAATCTTGGGGAGGGTATTCCGTTACTCGTGTTTCTAATGTACAACATGTCGATATGAGAAAGGCACTTATTTATTCCGATAATATTTATTTTGCTCAAGAAACGTTAGAACTGGGAGAAAAAACGTTTCGAAATGGGCTGGATAAATTTATCTTTGGCGAGGAATTAGATTTACCAATCGCAATGAATCCAGCGCAAATTTCAAATCACAGGACATTTAATTCAGATATCCTTCTTGCTGATACAGGATATGGACAAGGAGAATTATTACTTTCACCTATTCAACAAGCTGCCATGTATTCTGTTTTCCAAAACGAAGGAAAAATCGTTTATCCGAGATTGCTAGAAGACAATAGCAGGCCAAAAACTAAATCAGCGATTACCCCTTCAACAGCAAATGAAATGAGAACCTTTTTAGAAGCTGTTGTGAGCAACCCAAATGGAACGGCTCATCTACTCTATAATCAACAGTATCAGTTAGCAGCCAAAACGGGTACCGCTGAATTAAAGATGAACCAAGGAGAGAAAGGGGATGAAAATAGCTTTTTACTAGCTTTTGATACAGGGAATGATCAGTTTCTTTTACTTTCATTAGTGGAACACTATTCAAAAGGTGGTTCGGCTACTCAATTAAATAAATCATTCATTGATGAGTTGTATGAATATTTTCAGTCCTTCTGA
- a CDS encoding peptidoglycan D,D-transpeptidase FtsI family protein yields MPLKKKKERTKPFVSSFRINILFLIVFLLFSLLILRLGIVQIVNGEDYKREVDRKENVTVKIAMPRGEILDRNGKLIVGNKPSNAITFTRAQNSKTEEMLKIAEKLAIFIKKDSKEDLKAITERDKKDYWMIKHPNEAEAKITVADKKKLKHDEHYDTKIYQLTLDRITSKEVNSFTKQELEVLAIYREMSSGYPLTPQIIKKDATTKEVAMISENLDSLPGVDTTIDWDRYNLYKDTEGNETLDSVIGKVSSSKEGLPKDSIDYYLARGYSRNDRVGKSYIENQYEDVLQGQKEKIKNIIDKNGNILESEVVQEGKRGDDLILSIDIDLQREIEKIIEEKIGKARIGEPYLDRTFVTVMNPYSGEVLSMAGKQFEQNKKTGKTEVNDFALGNITTSYEMGSVVKGATVLTGYQTGAIVPGEVLNDRPLKFLGTNAKKSWNKTGFGPINDLYALKRSSNGYMFLTAMKLGGQQTYIPNGLLSIDKVSAIETFRYNFSQFGLGVRTGIDLPGEHSGYGGGQIPPESGKVLDYAIGQYDTYTPLQIVQYISTIANGGYRIQPHIAKEVREPNQANELGPIIQEMKPKVYNKIDMKEEWIKRVQLGFKQVVNEPLGTGYGIKNKEYKIAGKTGTAQALYNGPLPHSQGLMLWNITFGGYAPYDHPEIAVSVTVPWLRTDQSHVNLEIANDVFKAYFELKEKRYDSE; encoded by the coding sequence GTGCCGTTGAAGAAAAAAAAAGAGAGGACAAAGCCATTTGTTTCCTCCTTCCGAATAAATATATTATTTTTAATTGTTTTTTTGCTGTTCTCGCTTCTTATTTTAAGGCTTGGAATTGTGCAAATAGTAAATGGAGAGGACTATAAGCGGGAAGTTGACAGAAAGGAGAATGTAACTGTAAAAATTGCTATGCCGCGTGGGGAAATATTAGATCGAAATGGGAAGTTAATTGTAGGGAATAAGCCGTCTAACGCCATAACGTTCACAAGAGCACAAAATAGTAAAACTGAAGAAATGTTAAAAATTGCAGAAAAGCTAGCGATATTTATTAAAAAGGATTCTAAAGAGGATTTAAAAGCAATAACAGAAAGAGATAAAAAAGATTACTGGATGATAAAACACCCAAATGAAGCAGAAGCGAAAATTACTGTAGCTGACAAGAAAAAGCTTAAACATGATGAACATTACGATACAAAAATTTATCAGCTAACCTTAGACCGTATAACAAGTAAAGAAGTAAACTCATTTACTAAGCAAGAACTAGAAGTATTAGCTATTTATCGTGAAATGAGTAGCGGATATCCGTTAACACCACAGATTATCAAAAAAGATGCTACAACTAAAGAAGTTGCAATGATTAGTGAAAATTTAGATTCCCTGCCTGGTGTTGATACAACGATAGATTGGGATCGCTATAATCTTTATAAAGATACAGAAGGGAATGAAACTTTAGACTCAGTCATTGGTAAAGTCTCCTCTTCTAAAGAAGGCTTGCCTAAAGATTCTATTGATTATTATTTAGCAAGAGGCTATAGCAGAAATGATCGAGTAGGAAAAAGTTATATTGAAAATCAATATGAGGATGTATTGCAAGGGCAGAAAGAAAAAATCAAAAACATAATCGATAAAAACGGAAATATATTAGAGTCTGAAGTCGTGCAAGAAGGAAAACGAGGTGATGATTTAATCCTTTCAATTGATATCGATTTACAGCGTGAGATTGAAAAGATAATTGAAGAAAAAATAGGTAAAGCTAGAATTGGTGAGCCTTATCTCGATCGAACATTTGTTACTGTTATGAATCCGTATTCCGGTGAAGTTCTTTCCATGGCGGGAAAACAATTTGAGCAAAATAAAAAAACAGGTAAAACGGAAGTAAATGATTTTGCATTAGGAAATATAACGACCTCATATGAAATGGGATCAGTTGTGAAAGGAGCTACTGTATTAACGGGTTATCAAACAGGTGCAATTGTTCCAGGTGAGGTACTTAATGATCGACCTTTAAAATTTTTAGGAACGAATGCAAAAAAATCTTGGAATAAGACAGGATTCGGTCCAATTAATGATCTTTATGCATTGAAACGATCTTCTAATGGATATATGTTTTTAACGGCCATGAAATTAGGTGGACAGCAAACCTATATTCCCAATGGACTATTAAGTATTGATAAAGTGTCTGCGATTGAAACATTCAGATACAATTTCTCTCAATTTGGGCTAGGAGTAAGAACAGGAATTGATTTACCTGGTGAACACAGTGGTTATGGTGGCGGTCAAATTCCTCCTGAATCCGGAAAAGTATTAGACTATGCGATTGGGCAGTATGATACATATACTCCATTGCAAATTGTCCAATATATTTCCACTATTGCAAATGGGGGATATCGAATCCAGCCGCATATTGCCAAGGAAGTACGTGAACCTAACCAAGCAAATGAATTGGGACCTATTATTCAGGAAATGAAACCAAAGGTGTACAATAAAATTGACATGAAGGAAGAGTGGATTAAACGTGTGCAGCTTGGCTTTAAGCAAGTAGTGAATGAGCCACTTGGAACCGGATATGGAATAAAGAACAAAGAATATAAGATTGCTGGGAAAACAGGGACTGCACAGGCGTTATATAATGGCCCGCTACCACATAGCCAAGGCCTAATGCTCTGGAATATTACATTTGGAGGGTATGCACCTTATGATCACCCGGAAATTGCTGTTTCTGTCACTGTCCCTTGGTTACGAACAGACCAATCACATGTTAATTTAGAAATAGCGAATGATGTGTTTAAAGCTTACTTTGAACTAAAGGAAAAGCGGTATGATTCTGAATAA
- a CDS encoding FAD-dependent oxidoreductase: protein MAENANYKEKLPPNAESYWTNTIHLPEYPCLEDDMQVDVAIVGGGITGITSAYLLVNEGLKVAIIEADKLLNGTTGHTTAKITAQHDLIYEELIRYAGKDTARLYYEANTDALEFIQETVNKHQIDCDFTHQDAYVYSTTEEYARKLEKEAEAYEELHIEGKLVNKLPFDLEIYNALVMEDQAQFHPLKYLAHLTKIITEKGGYIFENTTAVNIDTGEHPAVLTRGGARITAKYVLACSHFPFYEGAGLYSTRMHADRSYIIAAKAKTDYPGGMYISADEPKRSLRYAIINGEEMILISGESHKTGQGGETLKHYEALETFGQKVFGIENITYRWSAQDLTTLDKIPYIGEITSGQKNILIATGYRKWGMTNGTAAALLFRDTILGKKSKYQKLYTPSRFNLNPSLKNFLTQNANVVSHLIKGKLEIPQNDINNLSHDEGAVIEINGHKKGAYRDKEGKLHIVDTTCTHMGCEVAWNDGERSWDCPCHGSRFSYTGEVLEGPAEKPLKKYDYKMTDNLTSEDSGY, encoded by the coding sequence GTGGCCGAAAACGCTAATTATAAGGAAAAATTACCACCTAACGCTGAATCTTATTGGACAAACACTATTCATTTACCAGAGTACCCCTGCCTTGAGGATGACATGCAAGTTGATGTAGCTATTGTAGGTGGCGGAATTACAGGCATTACTTCTGCCTATCTGTTGGTAAATGAAGGGCTGAAAGTTGCTATAATTGAAGCAGACAAATTACTGAACGGAACAACGGGACATACCACAGCTAAAATCACTGCCCAGCACGATTTAATTTATGAGGAACTAATCCGCTATGCTGGGAAAGACACGGCAAGATTATATTATGAGGCGAACACCGATGCTTTAGAATTCATTCAAGAAACGGTTAATAAGCATCAAATTGATTGTGATTTCACTCATCAAGATGCCTATGTGTATAGCACAACAGAAGAATATGCCCGTAAACTAGAAAAAGAAGCAGAAGCCTATGAAGAGCTTCATATTGAAGGAAAACTCGTAAACAAACTTCCTTTCGATTTAGAAATATATAATGCACTTGTTATGGAAGATCAAGCTCAATTCCATCCACTTAAATACTTGGCTCATCTTACCAAAATAATCACCGAAAAAGGAGGATACATCTTTGAAAATACAACGGCTGTAAATATCGATACTGGCGAACACCCCGCAGTCCTTACCCGTGGAGGAGCACGAATTACAGCGAAATATGTTCTTGCCTGTTCTCATTTCCCTTTTTATGAAGGTGCTGGACTTTATTCTACAAGAATGCATGCAGACCGTTCTTATATTATTGCTGCAAAAGCAAAAACAGACTATCCAGGTGGTATGTATATTAGTGCAGATGAGCCGAAAAGATCTCTACGCTATGCAATAATTAATGGAGAAGAAATGATTCTCATTTCTGGAGAAAGTCATAAAACAGGACAAGGTGGAGAAACATTGAAGCATTACGAGGCCTTAGAGACTTTTGGTCAAAAAGTATTCGGAATTGAGAATATTACCTACCGATGGTCAGCGCAAGATCTAACTACTCTGGATAAAATTCCATACATTGGCGAAATTACTTCCGGTCAAAAAAATATCTTAATCGCTACTGGATACCGGAAATGGGGAATGACAAACGGAACTGCAGCTGCGCTTTTATTCCGAGACACCATACTTGGTAAAAAGAGCAAGTACCAGAAATTGTATACTCCTTCCCGTTTCAATTTGAATCCAAGTCTAAAAAATTTCTTAACGCAAAATGCGAACGTTGTTAGTCACCTAATTAAAGGAAAGTTGGAAATTCCTCAGAACGATATTAATAACCTATCCCATGATGAGGGAGCTGTTATTGAAATTAATGGGCACAAAAAAGGAGCGTATAGAGATAAAGAGGGTAAGCTTCATATTGTCGATACAACTTGTACGCACATGGGGTGTGAGGTTGCATGGAATGATGGTGAACGATCTTGGGATTGCCCGTGTCATGGTTCTAGGTTCTCGTATACAGGGGAAGTGCTTGAAGGACCCGCTGAAAAGCCATTAAAAAAATATGATTATAAAATGACCGATAACCTTACCTCAGAAGACTCCGGTTATTAA
- a CDS encoding DUF1203 domain-containing protein, translating to MRNNFQFIALQDNEFNDLFLMDEEELINIGAVKMIADKKPGFPCRVSLKDAEIGEEVILLNYQYHFVNSPYKANGPIFIRKEATTAMLDVNEIPDIIYHRLLSLRGYNIDAMLVDARVTEGVNVRKMIDDVFDNEEVAYIHIHYAKPGCYSCLVKRM from the coding sequence ATGAGAAATAATTTTCAATTCATTGCGTTACAAGATAATGAGTTTAATGACCTATTCTTAATGGATGAAGAAGAACTAATAAATATTGGAGCAGTCAAAATGATAGCAGATAAGAAGCCTGGATTTCCTTGCAGGGTAAGCTTGAAGGATGCAGAAATAGGAGAAGAAGTTATATTATTGAATTACCAATATCATTTTGTTAATTCACCTTATAAAGCAAATGGACCCATATTTATACGAAAAGAAGCAACTACCGCTATGTTAGATGTAAATGAAATTCCGGATATCATATATCATAGGCTTCTTTCTTTACGCGGTTACAATATTGACGCAATGTTAGTAGATGCTAGGGTTACAGAAGGTGTGAATGTGAGGAAAATGATAGATGATGTATTTGATAATGAAGAAGTAGCATATATTCACATTCATTACGCTAAACCAGGATGTTATAGTTGCCTCGTTAAAAGAATGTAA
- a CDS encoding BlaR1 family beta-lactam sensor/signal transducer: MVVTRLLLSTLVVSLLILIILLIKRVFYNQLSQQSHYKIWYFLFAPIITCVIPWDFLRFQEIFQYMQNLLFNEKETTRGNQTFSGLDISQTSNHDFLNDFSISVNKTNTEFFQQFFFVIWIIGIMVFIASAIYAIYQIRQIKKSSTSIKDQNINELLEECKEIVGVKRKIILRETALINSPITLGLWKPYVFLPQKTKEEFSLSKIKYVFLHELCHQKSKDSFVNYLMWLVQIIYWFNPLVWLALKKMRIDRELACDASVLSLLDESRYTEYGYTIIHFADKKFNRPYKQFSTGIGGTKEQLKRRIQSIANYRVDSPLLKWKSKVIYALLAMVVLLFTSLSSALASSDDKYHFNEKNVTYEDLSSYFNGYKGSFVLYDPIKKQYQIYNREMSEQRVSPNSTYKIYSALFALETNVISTTSNEQLWDGTAYPFEKWNTNQNLSTALENSVNWYFQQLDREVGKKKLQSYFHKLNYGNENLSGNIDNYWMESSLKISPIEQVQLLFALEENKLGFKEENIRSVNNAIFIDEQKQAQLYGKTGTGTINGKEINGWFVGFVKKDGYSYYFSINIQNKTGKANGKKAANIAKRILHDKNIF, encoded by the coding sequence ATGGTTGTAACCCGGTTATTATTAAGTACGCTTGTTGTATCCCTCCTTATTTTAATAATTCTGTTAATCAAAAGAGTATTTTACAACCAGTTATCCCAGCAATCACATTATAAAATTTGGTATTTTCTTTTTGCTCCAATAATTACTTGCGTGATTCCATGGGATTTTTTACGGTTTCAAGAAATATTTCAATATATGCAAAACTTACTATTCAACGAGAAAGAGACAACTAGGGGCAATCAAACGTTCAGTGGTTTGGACATTTCACAGACATCCAATCATGATTTTTTGAATGATTTCTCTATTTCTGTGAATAAAACAAATACAGAATTTTTTCAACAGTTCTTTTTTGTAATTTGGATCATTGGCATCATGGTTTTCATTGCGAGTGCCATTTATGCAATTTATCAAATTAGGCAAATTAAAAAGTCATCTACGAGCATTAAAGATCAAAATATAAATGAATTGTTAGAAGAGTGCAAGGAGATTGTCGGGGTAAAAAGAAAAATAATTTTACGGGAGACCGCGCTTATTAACTCTCCTATTACATTAGGATTGTGGAAGCCATATGTATTTTTACCCCAAAAAACAAAAGAAGAATTCTCGTTAAGTAAAATAAAATATGTCTTTTTACATGAATTATGCCATCAAAAAAGTAAAGATAGTTTCGTTAATTACCTAATGTGGTTAGTTCAAATTATTTATTGGTTTAATCCATTAGTATGGCTGGCTTTAAAAAAAATGCGAATCGATCGAGAGTTAGCATGTGATGCTTCTGTTCTAAGTCTTTTGGATGAAAGTAGATACACCGAATATGGCTATACAATCATTCATTTTGCGGATAAAAAGTTTAACCGACCATATAAACAGTTTTCCACTGGAATAGGAGGAACGAAAGAACAACTTAAACGACGAATTCAGAGTATAGCTAACTATAGAGTGGATTCTCCATTACTAAAATGGAAGAGTAAAGTTATTTATGCACTATTGGCAATGGTTGTGTTACTCTTTACTTCGCTTTCCTCTGCACTCGCTAGTTCAGACGATAAGTATCATTTTAATGAGAAAAATGTTACTTATGAAGATCTTAGTTCTTATTTTAATGGGTATAAGGGTAGTTTTGTTCTATATGATCCTATCAAAAAACAATATCAAATATATAATCGTGAAATGAGTGAACAGAGGGTTTCCCCAAATAGCACATATAAAATTTATTCTGCATTATTCGCTTTAGAAACGAATGTAATTTCCACTACAAGCAACGAGCAATTGTGGGATGGAACGGCATATCCTTTTGAAAAATGGAATACCAATCAGAATTTATCAACCGCTTTGGAAAATTCTGTTAACTGGTATTTTCAACAACTTGATCGTGAAGTTGGGAAGAAAAAGCTACAAAGTTATTTTCACAAACTAAACTACGGGAATGAAAATCTGTCAGGTAATATAGATAACTATTGGATGGAATCTTCTTTGAAAATTTCTCCAATTGAGCAAGTTCAATTATTATTTGCATTAGAAGAAAATAAATTGGGCTTTAAAGAGGAAAATATTCGTTCAGTAAATAATGCTATTTTCATAGATGAACAAAAGCAGGCACAGCTATATGGAAAAACAGGAACTGGTACAATTAATGGAAAAGAAATAAATGGTTGGTTTGTTGGCTTTGTGAAAAAAGATGGCTATAGTTATTATTTTTCGATAAATATTCAAAATAAAACTGGAAAAGCCAATGGAAAAAAGGCGGCTAATATCGCAAAACGAATATTACATGACAAAAATATTTTCTAA
- a CDS encoding CGNR zinc finger domain-containing protein, translating into MPEMNSYMMVGERLCMDFINTVSWRESDEKRRDWFTSYAKIVDWCIHADVLTEQQAKVLLLKAEEKPSEAGEVLKQTIEMREVMYRIFKSVSKGTSPQPLDLECFNESVSKFYQTLRVIQEKDHYTLKFMDNEENLDTMLPPILQSAVDLLVSKNDLERVKKCEGDSCGWLFFDTSRNRSRRWCSMADCGNRAKARRFYQKEK; encoded by the coding sequence ATGCCGGAAATGAACTCTTATATGATGGTCGGAGAACGTTTGTGTATGGATTTTATCAATACCGTCAGTTGGCGTGAAAGTGATGAGAAAAGGCGGGATTGGTTTACGAGTTACGCTAAAATAGTCGACTGGTGCATCCATGCTGACGTCTTGACCGAGCAACAAGCAAAAGTACTTCTTTTAAAGGCTGAGGAGAAACCGTCTGAAGCGGGAGAAGTTCTAAAGCAGACTATCGAAATGCGGGAAGTCATGTATCGAATCTTCAAGTCCGTTTCAAAGGGGACATCGCCACAACCGCTTGACCTTGAATGTTTCAATGAATCTGTAAGTAAATTCTATCAAACTTTGCGTGTAATCCAGGAAAAGGATCATTACACATTGAAGTTCATGGATAACGAGGAAAACTTGGACACTATGCTGCCTCCAATTTTGCAATCTGCTGTTGATTTACTTGTTTCTAAAAACGATTTAGAACGAGTCAAAAAATGTGAGGGAGATTCTTGTGGATGGTTATTTTTTGATACGAGTCGGAACAGGAGCCGCCGCTGGTGTTCAATGGCTGATTGTGGCAATCGAGCTAAAGCCCGCCGATTTTATCAAAAAGAAAAATGA